The DNA region GAAGCACCGAGCTACGGAATGCCGGTAATGTACTACGACAAAAGTTCGAAGGGAACCGAGGCATATGCGCGCCTCGGATGCGAACTTCTCGGTGAGAAATACACTGAGAAGCCGAAGAAGAAACTCACGGACATTCTGAAATCAAAGAAGAAAAACAAATCTGAAAGGAAGTGATGCGCTTGGCACCAAAGAAAGGCGGACTCGGCATGGGTCTCGGAGCGCTGTTAAATGACAATGCTTCAGAGGTACAGGGAAAGAGTACACTGAGAATATCCGAGATCGAACCGAACAGACTTCAGCCAAGAAAAGACTTCGATGAGGAAGCCATCGCTTCGCTTGCAGATTCGATAAAGGATCACGGTCTGCTTCAGCCGATCGTTGTACGGCCTTACGGAAGGGCATACCAGATAGTGGCCGGTGAAAGACGATGGAGAGCGGCAAGAGTCGCAGGTCTCGGGGAAGTTCCGGTGGTTATAAAGGAATTTTCCGATTCAGAGGCAATGCAGATAGCACTCATTGAAAACCTCCAGCGTGAAAACCTGAATCCGGTCGAAGAAGCACTGGGATACAGGGAGCTTTCCGAAAAGTATGACATGACTCAGGAGAGCATAGCCGAAATGACAGGACGATCCCGTTCGGCAGTTACCAATGCGATACGCATACTCGGCCTTCCTGATGAAGTTCTTGAAATGATCAGAAACGGTCAGGTATCTACCGGTCATGCAAAAGTTCTTCTCGCACTCGATGATGAGAAAACAATAAAGGAACTCGCTTCACAGGTCGCTGACGGTGTTCTTACGGTAAGAGCACTTGAAAATGCGGTAAAGTCCCTTAAGTCAGAAAAGAAGGGAAAGACTACTCCTAAAAAAACGGACACCTATTTCCGCGAGATGGAACTGAGCCTTAAGGAACGTCTAGGCAGAAAAGTTCTTATAAAAAACAAAAGCAATGACAAGGGCACGCTTGTTCTTGAATTCTACAACAAGGATGATCTGCGCGAGATTGCAGACAGACTTGCTGACACTATAAATACCAATAAATGAAAGAGAGTAATATATCATGTTAGACATTAAATTTGTCAGAGAAAACCCTGACATCGTAAAGCAGAACATTAAAAACAAGTTCCAGGATGAAAAGCTTCCTCTTGTTGATGAAGTAATCGCACTCGACAAGAAGAACCGCGACATCAAGCAGGAAGTTGAAGCACTCCGTGCTAACAGAAACAAGCTTTCAAAGCAGATCGGCGGTCTCATGGCTCAGGGCAAAAAGGATGAAGCCGAAGAAGTAAAGGCTCAGGTAAATGCTCAGGCTGCAAGACTTGAAGAACTCAACGCTGAAGAGAGAACAGTTGAGGAAGAACTCCGCACAAAGATGATGACTATTCCGAACATCATCGATCCTTCAGTTCCGATAGGCAAGGACGACTCAGAAAACGTTGAAGTTGAAAAGTTTGGTGAACCTGCCGTTCCTGACTTCGAAGTTCCTTACCACGTTGATATTATGGAGAAGCTCAAGGGTATCGATATCGACAGCTCAAGAAGAACAAGCGGTAATGGTTTCTACTATCTCTGCGGTGACGTTGCTCAGCTCCAGTCATGTATCCTTTCATATGCAAGAGACTTCATGATCGACAAAGGATTTACTTACTACATTCCTCCGTTCATGATCAGAAGCTCAGTAGTTACAGGTGTTATGAGCTTTGACGACATGGCTGACATGATGTACAAGATAGAAGGCGAAGATCTTTACCTTATCGGTACTTCAGAACACTCAATGATCGGTAAGTTCATTGATACTATAGTACCTGAAAGTGATCTTCCTCAGACACTTACAAGCTATTCACCATGTTTCCGTAAGGAAGTTGGTTCAAAGGGTATCGAGGAACGCGGTGTTTACCGTATACACCAGTTTGAAAAGCAGGAAATGGTTGTAGTCTGCAAGCCTGAAGAATCAATGGAATGGTTCCGCAAGCTCTACAGTTACACAGTTGAATTCTTCCGCACACTTGATATTCCTGTTCGTACGCTCGAATGCTGTTCAGGCGACCTCGCTGATCTTAAGGTTAAGTCAATCGACGTTGAAGCATGGTCACCAAGACAGAAGAAGTACTTCGAAGTAGGAAGCTGCTCAAATCTCGGCGATGCACAGGCAAGAAGACTCAGCATCAGAGTTAAGGATGAGAACGGAAACAAGTATTTCCCTCATACTCTCAACAACACAGTTGTTGCTCCTCCGAGAATGCTCATCGCATTCCTTGAAAACAACCTCAATGCAGACGGTTCAGTAAATATCCCTAAGGCTCTTGTTCCTTACATGAGAAAAGAAAAACTTTTACCTAAAGTTTAAGAAAGCGCTGATTTATTCATAAATCAGAGGGGGACACGGGGCGAAGCCCCGAAGTCGCCTAAAACAGGCAATCCGGCTTCGCAGGATTGCCGACTTAAATGAAATTTACAGCCTGTACACATTCAGGGAAAAATACGGACGTGTACAGGTAAAATCACATAAGAACGGGGTTACTTCCGGGGATATTTTTTACTTGACAAAAGTCGCAAAATAGAGTATTCTAATAGAAATACATTTTTTTAAGGGAGAGTGTTTTTATGCTTAGTGATTTCAACAATAAGTTCGTAAAAGAAGGTCTTACATTCGATGATGTGCTTCTGATCCCTGCAAAATCAGACGTAACACCGAATATGATCAAACTCGGTACTAATCTTACAAAGACAATTAAACTCAACACACCTGTAATGGCTTCTGCCATGGATACTGTAACAGAATCCAAAATGGCTATTGCTATCGCTCGTGAAGGCGGTATAGGAATTATTCATAAGAACATGTCAATTGAAAAGCAGGTTGACGAAGTAGACAAGGTAAAGCGTTCAGAAAACGGCGTTATCGTAAATCCATTCTCTCTTACAGAAGATCACATTGTCCGTGATGCTGATGAACTCATGGGCAAGTACAAGATCTCAGGTGTCCCGATCGTAGATGAAAAGGGCAAGCTCGTTGGTATCATCACAAACCGTGATATGAGATTCATGGTTGATCTTAACTCAAAGATCGGCGACGTAATGACAAAGGACAACCTTGTTACCGGTTCAGTAGGAACAACACTCGAACAGGCACAGGAGATCCTTCGTAAGCATAAGATCGAAAAACTCCCTCTCGTTGATGATGAAGGCTATCTCAAGGGTCTCATCACTATCAAGGATATTGAAAAAGCTGTTGAGTTCCCTAACTCAGCAAGAGACGCAAAGGGCAGACTCCTCTGCGGTGCTGCTATCGGCGTAACAAATGACGTTCTCGAAAGAGCTGCTGCTCTTATCGAAGCTCAGGTCGATGTACTCGTACTCGACTCAGCTCACGGCCACAGCGCAAACATCATCAGATGCTTAAAGACAGTTAAGGAACACTTCCCTGACATTCCTGTAATTGCAGGTAACATTGCTACAGCAGCTGCTGCCGAAGAACTTATCAAGGCCGGTGCAGACGCACTTAAGGTTGGTATCGGACCTGGTTCTATCTGTACAACACGAGTTGTTGCAGGTATCGGTGTTCCGCAGATCACAGCAGTTTACGACGTTGCTGAAGTTGCTCAGAAGTACGGCGTTCCGGTTATTGCAGACGGCGGTATCAAGTACTCAGGCGATATCGTTAAGGCTCTTGCAGCCGGTGCAAGCGTTGTAATGCTCGGTTCACTTCTCGCAGGATGCGAGGAAGCTCCTGGTGCTACTGAAATATTCCAGGGCCGTTCATTCAAGGTATACAGAGGCATGGGCAGTATGGGTGCCATGGAATGCGGTTCAAAGGACAGATACTTCCAGGACGGCAAGGATACAAAGAAGCTCGTTCCTGAAGGCGTTGAAGGTCGTGTACCTTACAAGGGACCTCTCTGCGATACAATTTATCAGCTTGTCGGCGGTATCCGTTCAGGTATGGGTTACTGCGGCTGTGAAACAATTCCTGAACTTCACGAAAGAGCTCAGTTTGTACGCATCACAGGTGCAGGTCTTAAGGAAAGCCATCCGCACGATATCTACATCACAAAGGAAGCTCCTAACTATTCAGTTCAGATCTGATGATCGTGCAGAAACTATAACAACAATATCTCCGAAGATCACAATGGTTTTCGGAGATTTTTGATTTACAGTCTGATAAGCATTATTTAATGAAATCTTTATTTCCTGAAAAGTGTAATTTTAAATTCCGGATGTTGTCTGTATAAGTAGAGGAAAACAGCGTTACCAGTGTGGTCAGCGTCTCATCTGTACAGACTTAAAACCAGAGAATCAGAGGTGATCACCATTACTGATAACGAAACTATAATCTCAATGTTCAATAAGCGTGATGAACGGGTGCTTGAACAGATATCCGAAAATTACGGATACACCTGCCGCAGGGTAGCAGGGAGTATCCTTGAAAATGAAGAAGAAGCCAAGGAATGTTTTAACGATGCGCTGTTATCGGTATGGAACTCGATACCTCCGGCACAGCCAGACAATTTCTACGGGTATCTTCTGAAAACGGTACGAAATATTTCACTGAATATCCTGAAGGGAAAGAAGAGATTAAAACGCGGTGAGGGAAAGAACGGACTTGTTCTTGATGAAATTGCGGAATTTCTTCCTTCAGGTGAAAACATTGAGGCGCAGCTCGAAACAAAAGAAAGGGAAAATGAGATAAAGGAAGCACTGACTGCCTTTCTGAGAAAACAGAAGCAGGATCACCGTGACATTTTCATACTCCGTTACTGGCGTTTTTCCACAACGGCAGAAATAGCTGAGGAATTCGGTATTACCGAAAATCATGTAAATGTCATACTGTCGCGGTTACGTAAAAAGCTTGGCGATTTTCTTGAAAAGGAGGGATTGATGTGACACCATTAAAGTTTACTGAACTGATGAATGAACTGCCGGATGATATGATAGAAGCGGCAAACCGTCCTCATCAGAAGAAACAAAAACGTATTATATATATAATACCGGCAGCTGCCGCCTGTTTCTCCCTGGTAGTTGCATTATCCTTTTTCCTGAAAGGAAAACAGATGACCAGTGATCCGGACTTTACAGTATCTGTAGATCCTGAAATATCGGCCGTGACCATGACGGAAACTGTTCCGTATACGGAAATACAACAGGAGGATGTGCCGGTAACTGAAGCACCGGTAAGCGGAGATGCTCTGATTATTTCAGATCAGGTAACAGATACAGCAACAGGCGCGCAGATTGAAGCAGGTACCGAAGAAAGAAAACCTGATAAAGTAACGGAAAAAAGTGCTGAAAACAGAAAAGATGATAAGGAACATACTGCCGCAAAAACAGAAAGCGTCAGAGAAACTGCCGCAGAACGGACGGAAAGAGTGACAGAAAATTACGGTGACAGGCCCGTTCCGCTGAAACCGGGAAATTCTCCGCATACAGAAGGATCTGATAACAGTAATGTAACGGAGGCTCCCGTGACCGCGCCGGATACGGCTGACGAACCGTCACCTGTAATGGCAAACCAGAATACAAAACCGGCAGACCAGAATACACAACCTGCGGTGAACGTGCCTGGCTATGAGCCAGAACCTGCCGCACCCCAGGAAACAGAACCGGCTCCCGGAGCAGCATGTCAGCCTGCATGTCCTCCGGATGCACAGTCTGATCCGCCCGGTGCCGCAGATCCGAATCTTCCGGATTACTCGCCGACCGTACAGGCTGATAATGAGAAAAAGCCCGGTGACGTAAATCTGGACGGTAAAGTCGATAAATCCGATCTGACAAAACTCTCGGAATATCTTTCTGATAAAAGAAATCCTGAAGGACAGGCGTTCCGTAATGCAGACATTAACGCTGACGGGAATGTCGATCTGACAGACCTTTCACTGTTAAGAAAACTCATTTCCGAAAATGAGACGTAATGCTCTTTAATAAAGGAACTATGAATTATGAAAAAAATTAGAATTTCGCCGGTGCATTTTATTCCGCTCAGCTTTGTGGCAGCGATAGTGCTCGGTACACTGCTGCTCATGATACCGGCAGCGACCGCACCCGGAAACAGTACTGATCTGCTTACGGCTTTGTTTACAGCGACAACGTCAGTATGTGTTACCGGTCTTGTGGTTGTTGACACATATGCGCACTGGAGCCTTCTCGGGCAGATCATCATGCTTCTGCTCGTTCAGATAGGCGGACTTGGTGTAGTAGCTGTTGCATCAATGATAATGATTCTGGGAAAGAGAAAGTTTTCACTGGGAGATCGTATTCTTCTTGAAAATTCCCTGAATGTCGAGAAAAATACCGGACTGCTTGCATTCCTTAAGCGCGTTTTCAAAAGCGTCTTTATTACGGAAGGTATCGGTGCGGTACTGTATGCAGTAAAATTTGTGCCTCTTCTCGGTCCGGCAAAGGGAATATGGGCTTCGGTTTTTCAGTCTGTATCAGCATTCTGCAATGCCGGTATGGACGTGATCGGGCCTGACAGTATGATAATATTCAACGATTCTCCGTATCTTATGATCCTCACTATGATCCTGATCACACTCGGAGGACTTGGATTCGTAGTCTGGTTTGATGTGGCTGAAGTGATCAGAAATTCGATCCGTCACAGATTCAGTCCGCGTGTCATGATCTCGAGACTTTCCGAACACAGCAAGCTGGTACTTGTGGTATCTGCAGTTCTTGTTGTTTCAGGAGCTGCTGTTGTATTCTTTGCGGAATACAGCAATCCGGATACGATGGGAAGTATGACGCTGCCGGACAAGATAATGAACAGCTTTTTTCAGTCAGTCACATTCAGAACAGCAGGTTTCGCTTCTGTTCCGCAGGACGGACTTACGGAGGAAACCTGCTTTACCGGTTTTGTTCTGATGTTTATCGGCGGATCTCCTGTAGGTACTGCCGGCGGTGTAAAAACGGTAACTGCTGTGCTGTTTCTGTTCAATGCCCTTTCGTACATGCAGGGAAAAGACGAAACAACCGTTTTCCGACGCAGGGTCACAGAAGAAATGATGAGAAAGGCTTCAGCAATAGTGTTTGTCAGTATGTCTGCCGTATTTATTATGATTTCGCTTCTTATGGCAGGAGGCGGTATTGCTCTTACTGATGCAGCGTATGAAATAGTAAGTGCTCTCAGCACGGTAGGCCTTTCAAGAAATCTGACCTCACATCTGGATACTTACGGGAGGATCATTGTGATAGTTTCGATGTATCTCGGAAGAATAGGTCCGATTTCCATGGCGGTCTTCTTCTCAAGTGACAGGAGGACCAATAATATGATCAGACATTCTGAAGGTGAATTTTACGTAGGATAAATATCAGGAGGAAAAACAATGAAATCTGTAGCTGTTCTGGGACTGGGAAAATACGGAAGAAGCCTTGCGAAGAATCTGTACAGCATGGGGGCTGATGTTCTTGCAGTTGACAAGGACGAAGTTATTATTGAAGAAATATCACACCAGTGTACATCTGCGATATGTGCGAATCTGGAGAACGAAGATGAAGTAACTGCACTTGGACTTAAGAATATGGATATAGTTGTAACGGCGATGGGAACAAGTATGGGTGCGAGTATAATGGCTGTATCAGTGGCTAAGGAACAGGGAGTTCCTTTCGTTGTATCAAAGGCTGCATCGGAACGTATGTCATCCATTCTGAAAAAAGTCGGCGCCGACAAGATAATCAATCCGGAGGGTGAAGGCGGACTTCGTTCGGCAAGTATACTTATATCCTCTTCATTTACGGACTTTTTTGAGATTGACTCAAATATGTATATGATCGAGATGAAACCGAGAAAGGAATGGATCGGTAAAAATCTGATGGAGCTGGAACTGCGCAGGAAAATGAATCTGAATGTCGTTGCAATCAGGGAAAGCGGAAAACTTTGGACTCATGCCAATCCGAAATTCAGTCTTACGGAAAACTGTGTTCTGCTGATTGTCGTTGAAAAGAAGGATATGAAAAACGTTCAGGACTGAGTTAAGAATAACAATTGAAAATATGAGGTTTATAAAGGGGAAAAATTCATGTTTTACAGATTTATTATTCTTGCGTTCATATTTTCATCAGGATGCATTTCCGGATGGATACTTGAACTTTTTTACCGTCGTTTCAAAATAACGAACAAGGAGCATATATGGGTCAATCCGGGATTTCTGACCGGACCGTATCTTCCGCTTTACGGATTCGGCCTGACGCTGCTTTATCTGCTTGCCGGACTCGAAGACTACATTCCCGTGCAGGAAACATACATGAGGCGGGGAGTGCTGTTCCTCGTAATGTCAGTCGCGATGACACTTATTGAACTGATTGCCGGTGAGATATTTATTGTGCGGATGAACCTCAAACTCTGGGATTATTCGCAGATGAAGTTTAACTACAAGGGAATCATCTGTCTGCGTTTTTCATTTTTCTGGACTCTGCTCGGCGCAGTCTACTACTTCCTGATCCATCCGCATATACTGAATGCTCTCGAATGGTTTGCACACAATCTGCTGTTCTCGTTCTTTATAGGTATATTTTACGGAGTATTTTTCATCGACCTTGCAGAAACCTTCCAGATGGTCGGACGTATAAAGAAGTTTGCAAAGGAAAACGAGATGATCATCCGCTACGAGGAACTGAAGAATCAGATAAAGCTCTATGCGATGGAGAAGAGCGAAAATTATCGTTTCCTTCATGCGCTGTATACAGAGGAGACTTCTCTTCCGGAACATCTGAAACGATATTTTGAGATACAGGCCGCTTTCCTTGAAGATGATCTGAAGAATGACTTTATTGATGATAAGATCGATAAGGTGAAAGAGAAGATAGAACGAATAAAAGAGAAGATATGATATGACATGACATGACAGAACACCCTTATCCGTGGATGATGCGGATAAGGGTGTCCTTTATGAAAATGTACGCCTTCGGCGTGCTATAGAAAACGGCCGCCCTGGCGGACGACCGTTAAAATAAATCTGGTTTGAACAGCTGAATTTAATAATGAAGTTTTTAACTTCCCTGCATTTCAGCAATCTGAGCTTTGAGGCGAGATATTTCAGCAGCCTGAGCGAAATTGATATCCTTTTCCCTTTCAAGTGCTTTGTCCTTTATTTCAAGTTCTTTGGCATATTTAATACGTAATTCTTCATTTGATTCATCAATAAGTCTCTGAACTTTTTCACACATAGAAACTCCACCTTTCTCATTGTTTTTATAAAACCGTACTTTATCAGACAGCGGACCGAAATCATCACGGGATGCATCGCTGTTTTTGAAATACTGAAGAAGTTTTGTGATGTTGCGGTCGGTCGTTATTTTTGTATTCAGATAGATCTCATGTACTCCGTTCGGAACGGTGTTGTCACGACCTTTTAGTTTTCGTTCGACTTCGTAATAGTTGTCACCAAGATCAAACGGATCAAAAGCCGATATGAAGATGAAATACGCTTCCGGAAGTGAGTCATAATCACATCCTTTTCCGAGCAGGACAGAATCAAGATTAGCCTGATAGGATCTGATACGTTTAGGATGATTGCCTTCGTTTGATTTCTGAACTTCGATATTGTATACCCGCCCTGAATCATCTTCAGCAAGGATATCAAGTATTACTGAATGAGATATAAGGTTGCGGATATGGTACTGAACTTTGCACGCTTTAACGGTAAGTGTATCAATGCCGGTTATTTCTCTGAGAACATAAGTGCACACTTCCGTATCTTCCATGACGGCAGCGAAGAATGTGTCGTCCATTAGATTCAAACTCTTTACAAGTGCTTTTCTGGCTTCGATGGAACTGATGAACTCCCTGTAGCCGATGCGCCGCCTGTATCTTTTGTTTTTACTTGCTTTTCTGTTTATACCTTTGATTTTTTTCATGGTATCTCCTTTAATTATACCATGACCCGGGTCGATGGGCAATAAAAAAATTGTTAC from Ruminococcus sp. HUN007 includes:
- a CDS encoding ParB/RepB/Spo0J family partition protein produces the protein MAPKKGGLGMGLGALLNDNASEVQGKSTLRISEIEPNRLQPRKDFDEEAIASLADSIKDHGLLQPIVVRPYGRAYQIVAGERRWRAARVAGLGEVPVVIKEFSDSEAMQIALIENLQRENLNPVEEALGYRELSEKYDMTQESIAEMTGRSRSAVTNAIRILGLPDEVLEMIRNGQVSTGHAKVLLALDDEKTIKELASQVADGVLTVRALENAVKSLKSEKKGKTTPKKTDTYFREMELSLKERLGRKVLIKNKSNDKGTLVLEFYNKDDLREIADRLADTINTNK
- the serS gene encoding serine--tRNA ligase, with amino-acid sequence MLDIKFVRENPDIVKQNIKNKFQDEKLPLVDEVIALDKKNRDIKQEVEALRANRNKLSKQIGGLMAQGKKDEAEEVKAQVNAQAARLEELNAEERTVEEELRTKMMTIPNIIDPSVPIGKDDSENVEVEKFGEPAVPDFEVPYHVDIMEKLKGIDIDSSRRTSGNGFYYLCGDVAQLQSCILSYARDFMIDKGFTYYIPPFMIRSSVVTGVMSFDDMADMMYKIEGEDLYLIGTSEHSMIGKFIDTIVPESDLPQTLTSYSPCFRKEVGSKGIEERGVYRIHQFEKQEMVVVCKPEESMEWFRKLYSYTVEFFRTLDIPVRTLECCSGDLADLKVKSIDVEAWSPRQKKYFEVGSCSNLGDAQARRLSIRVKDENGNKYFPHTLNNTVVAPPRMLIAFLENNLNADGSVNIPKALVPYMRKEKLLPKV
- the guaB gene encoding IMP dehydrogenase, whose amino-acid sequence is MLSDFNNKFVKEGLTFDDVLLIPAKSDVTPNMIKLGTNLTKTIKLNTPVMASAMDTVTESKMAIAIAREGGIGIIHKNMSIEKQVDEVDKVKRSENGVIVNPFSLTEDHIVRDADELMGKYKISGVPIVDEKGKLVGIITNRDMRFMVDLNSKIGDVMTKDNLVTGSVGTTLEQAQEILRKHKIEKLPLVDDEGYLKGLITIKDIEKAVEFPNSARDAKGRLLCGAAIGVTNDVLERAAALIEAQVDVLVLDSAHGHSANIIRCLKTVKEHFPDIPVIAGNIATAAAAEELIKAGADALKVGIGPGSICTTRVVAGIGVPQITAVYDVAEVAQKYGVPVIADGGIKYSGDIVKALAAGASVVMLGSLLAGCEEAPGATEIFQGRSFKVYRGMGSMGAMECGSKDRYFQDGKDTKKLVPEGVEGRVPYKGPLCDTIYQLVGGIRSGMGYCGCETIPELHERAQFVRITGAGLKESHPHDIYITKEAPNYSVQI
- a CDS encoding sigma-70 family RNA polymerase sigma factor; the encoded protein is MWSASHLYRLKTRESEVITITDNETIISMFNKRDERVLEQISENYGYTCRRVAGSILENEEEAKECFNDALLSVWNSIPPAQPDNFYGYLLKTVRNISLNILKGKKRLKRGEGKNGLVLDEIAEFLPSGENIEAQLETKERENEIKEALTAFLRKQKQDHRDIFILRYWRFSTTAEIAEEFGITENHVNVILSRLRKKLGDFLEKEGLM
- a CDS encoding dockerin type I domain-containing protein — encoded protein: MTPLKFTELMNELPDDMIEAANRPHQKKQKRIIYIIPAAAACFSLVVALSFFLKGKQMTSDPDFTVSVDPEISAVTMTETVPYTEIQQEDVPVTEAPVSGDALIISDQVTDTATGAQIEAGTEERKPDKVTEKSAENRKDDKEHTAAKTESVRETAAERTERVTENYGDRPVPLKPGNSPHTEGSDNSNVTEAPVTAPDTADEPSPVMANQNTKPADQNTQPAVNVPGYEPEPAAPQETEPAPGAACQPACPPDAQSDPPGAADPNLPDYSPTVQADNEKKPGDVNLDGKVDKSDLTKLSEYLSDKRNPEGQAFRNADINADGNVDLTDLSLLRKLISENET
- a CDS encoding potassium transporter TrkG; the protein is MKKIRISPVHFIPLSFVAAIVLGTLLLMIPAATAPGNSTDLLTALFTATTSVCVTGLVVVDTYAHWSLLGQIIMLLLVQIGGLGVVAVASMIMILGKRKFSLGDRILLENSLNVEKNTGLLAFLKRVFKSVFITEGIGAVLYAVKFVPLLGPAKGIWASVFQSVSAFCNAGMDVIGPDSMIIFNDSPYLMILTMILITLGGLGFVVWFDVAEVIRNSIRHRFSPRVMISRLSEHSKLVLVVSAVLVVSGAAVVFFAEYSNPDTMGSMTLPDKIMNSFFQSVTFRTAGFASVPQDGLTEETCFTGFVLMFIGGSPVGTAGGVKTVTAVLFLFNALSYMQGKDETTVFRRRVTEEMMRKASAIVFVSMSAVFIMISLLMAGGGIALTDAAYEIVSALSTVGLSRNLTSHLDTYGRIIVIVSMYLGRIGPISMAVFFSSDRRTNNMIRHSEGEFYVG
- a CDS encoding TrkA family potassium uptake protein, coding for MKSVAVLGLGKYGRSLAKNLYSMGADVLAVDKDEVIIEEISHQCTSAICANLENEDEVTALGLKNMDIVVTAMGTSMGASIMAVSVAKEQGVPFVVSKAASERMSSILKKVGADKIINPEGEGGLRSASILISSSFTDFFEIDSNMYMIEMKPRKEWIGKNLMELELRRKMNLNVVAIRESGKLWTHANPKFSLTENCVLLIVVEKKDMKNVQD
- a CDS encoding putative ABC transporter permease, with product MFYRFIILAFIFSSGCISGWILELFYRRFKITNKEHIWVNPGFLTGPYLPLYGFGLTLLYLLAGLEDYIPVQETYMRRGVLFLVMSVAMTLIELIAGEIFIVRMNLKLWDYSQMKFNYKGIICLRFSFFWTLLGAVYYFLIHPHILNALEWFAHNLLFSFFIGIFYGVFFIDLAETFQMVGRIKKFAKENEMIIRYEELKNQIKLYAMEKSENYRFLHALYTEETSLPEHLKRYFEIQAAFLEDDLKNDFIDDKIDKVKEKIERIKEKI
- a CDS encoding Rpn family recombination-promoting nuclease/putative transposase, whose product is MKKIKGINRKASKNKRYRRRIGYREFISSIEARKALVKSLNLMDDTFFAAVMEDTEVCTYVLREITGIDTLTVKACKVQYHIRNLISHSVILDILAEDDSGRVYNIEVQKSNEGNHPKRIRSYQANLDSVLLGKGCDYDSLPEAYFIFISAFDPFDLGDNYYEVERKLKGRDNTVPNGVHEIYLNTKITTDRNITKLLQYFKNSDASRDDFGPLSDKVRFYKNNEKGGVSMCEKVQRLIDESNEELRIKYAKELEIKDKALEREKDINFAQAAEISRLKAQIAEMQGS